A single region of the Novipirellula aureliae genome encodes:
- a CDS encoding DUF1571 domain-containing protein yields the protein MNQFGQHLLSGLATIFCMFGLIANAPADEIASKEPTTDTHPLLEPLRYANLHCDYIEKNIRDYSCYIFKRERMNGELQKAQCIQVQMRCAPSDGGRTDRPMAVFLNYLAPSSLRGRKVLYVEGKNNGMMLVRKGGLSFNYVKLEIDPHGSAAKRESNYPITDLGFDKMIQRLIELVTNDMENDPDATNTKVSYFRKAKVKDRVCTHIQVVHPNRVDGVEFHKASLFFDDTLHVPIRITVHDWPEREGMEPPLIEEYTYVNLQLNVGLTDADFSKTKLDSPE from the coding sequence ATGAATCAGTTTGGTCAGCATTTGCTCTCTGGCTTGGCGACGATTTTCTGTATGTTTGGTTTGATCGCCAATGCGCCCGCAGATGAAATAGCATCGAAAGAACCCACAACCGACACGCATCCTCTCTTGGAGCCCTTGCGCTACGCCAATCTTCATTGCGACTACATTGAGAAAAATATACGCGATTACTCGTGTTATATTTTTAAACGCGAACGGATGAATGGTGAACTTCAGAAGGCACAGTGTATTCAGGTTCAGATGCGTTGTGCACCGAGCGATGGTGGTCGTACCGATCGCCCAATGGCGGTGTTCCTAAATTATCTGGCGCCAAGCAGTTTGAGGGGACGCAAAGTCTTGTACGTTGAGGGCAAGAACAATGGAATGATGCTAGTCCGTAAGGGCGGACTTTCGTTCAATTATGTGAAACTCGAAATCGATCCGCACGGCTCGGCTGCGAAGCGGGAAAGCAACTATCCGATCACGGACCTTGGATTCGACAAGATGATCCAACGGCTCATCGAACTCGTTACGAACGACATGGAAAACGATCCCGATGCAACAAATACAAAAGTGTCCTATTTTCGTAAAGCCAAGGTAAAGGATCGAGTTTGCACTCACATTCAGGTGGTTCACCCCAATCGAGTTGACGGAGTCGAGTTCCACAAAGCGAGCCTGTTTTTCGACGACACGCTACACGTACCCATTCGGATCACGGTACACGATTGGCCAGAACGGGAAGGCATGGAGCCACCTCTGATTGAAGAGTATACCTACGTCAATCTACAATTGAATGTTGGTTTGACGGACGCTGACTTTAGCAAGACCAAATTGGATTCTCCCGAATAA
- a CDS encoding MOSC domain-containing protein — protein MPCPKVLSIQVGRPQHFDDVDSPANRPMKPWTSGIVKQLVNGPVMVRCTNIDGDEQADLVHHGGVDKAVLAYSVLHYAFWKTQHQEVEWQAGCFGENLTLDGVTEADVCIGDQFEIGSCVLQISQPRQPCWKLSRRWNLPKLAVQVQQTRRTGWYLRVIKEGVIEAGQTMRLVERPYPRWTIEKANSIMFAKPRDPVQDQALAECTALSASWRETLGQRSLRSNEQILQSEKRRLSEDPFR, from the coding sequence ATGCCGTGCCCTAAAGTACTATCGATTCAGGTCGGCCGACCGCAACACTTCGACGATGTCGACTCGCCAGCGAACCGCCCGATGAAACCATGGACGTCTGGCATCGTCAAACAACTCGTCAATGGCCCAGTAATGGTTCGCTGCACGAACATCGACGGCGACGAACAAGCGGACCTCGTTCATCATGGTGGCGTCGACAAAGCCGTGTTGGCCTATTCTGTGCTGCACTACGCTTTTTGGAAAACACAGCACCAGGAAGTTGAATGGCAAGCTGGATGCTTTGGTGAAAACTTGACCCTCGATGGGGTCACCGAAGCGGACGTTTGTATTGGCGACCAGTTCGAAATCGGCTCCTGTGTGCTGCAGATTTCACAACCGCGGCAACCATGTTGGAAACTATCACGACGTTGGAATCTTCCTAAACTTGCCGTTCAAGTTCAGCAAACGCGGCGGACCGGATGGTATCTTCGCGTGATCAAAGAAGGTGTCATTGAAGCAGGCCAAACGATGCGATTGGTCGAGCGTCCCTATCCACGATGGACCATTGAGAAGGCAAATTCGATCATGTTCGCAAAGCCGCGTGATCCGGTTCAAGACCAGGCGTTGGCAGAATGCACAGCGTTATCCGCATCGTGGCGTGAGACACTGGGACAACGATCACTGCGTAGTAACGAACAGATCCTCCAAAGCGAGAAAAGGCGGTTATCGGAGGATCCCTTTCGATGA
- a CDS encoding VanZ family protein yields MQSITRKTIFGVRLAFAALVLYWLLIFLGTHLPTRSIANVPKINDKLIHFTMFAGLGFLLCYITTSRRLLPRFGRIVVVGLIYAAADEWSQGFVRGRTTDVHDFLADACGLIGAVILYAVIRYLYYRFRYGSQTPQPPCFSGNILVEPTES; encoded by the coding sequence ATGCAATCGATCACAAGAAAAACGATTTTCGGCGTCCGGTTGGCCTTTGCCGCCCTCGTACTCTATTGGTTACTCATCTTTTTGGGCACCCATTTGCCGACAAGGTCGATCGCGAATGTTCCGAAGATCAACGATAAGCTGATTCATTTTACCATGTTTGCCGGTCTCGGTTTCCTACTCTGTTACATCACAACGTCTCGACGATTACTGCCTCGGTTCGGCCGCATTGTTGTCGTCGGGCTGATTTATGCGGCCGCCGACGAATGGTCGCAAGGCTTCGTTCGAGGCCGAACGACCGATGTTCACGATTTTCTTGCCGACGCCTGTGGTCTGATTGGTGCCGTGATTCTGTACGCAGTCATTCGATACTTGTACTATCGTTTTCGATATGGTTCTCAAACACCTCAGCCACCGTGTTTTTCTGGCAACATCCTCGTCGAGCCGACAGAGAGTTAG
- a CDS encoding NAD-dependent epimerase/dehydratase family protein, whose protein sequence is MRVFVTGGTGLLGNNVLRQLEAAGHESVALVRQPPESKVFAGLSTRLVHGDLFSEETIDRAVADCDAVVHSAALIHLGWTRLAESMRINRDGTKAIVDACIKYDRKLLHVGTVDSIAIGSKRAPANESTPMTSSTQNIPCSYVVSKKASVETVLDGVRRGLRATIVHPGFMLGPWDWKPSSGRMIVEVSKAWRPFAPRGGASVCDVRDVAAAVIAGIEHASQDGRQYILGGHNITYFQLWKEITRRTGTRGPVTPTGPLALWVAGIVGDFKTRITNRESDINSAAIRMSSLFHWYDSSRAENELGYQIRGLEETLDDAIQWIC, encoded by the coding sequence ATGCGTGTTTTTGTTACCGGCGGGACCGGATTACTGGGAAACAATGTTCTACGGCAACTGGAAGCCGCTGGACATGAAAGCGTGGCTTTAGTCCGTCAACCCCCTGAGTCCAAAGTCTTTGCTGGACTGTCGACTCGTTTGGTCCACGGCGATTTGTTTTCGGAAGAGACGATCGATCGTGCGGTTGCCGATTGCGATGCCGTGGTCCACTCGGCAGCGCTCATTCATCTTGGCTGGACACGGCTTGCCGAATCGATGCGAATCAATCGCGATGGAACCAAGGCGATTGTCGACGCGTGCATCAAGTACGATCGCAAACTGTTGCATGTTGGAACGGTCGATTCGATCGCGATCGGATCGAAACGAGCCCCGGCGAACGAATCGACGCCGATGACCAGCTCGACACAAAACATTCCCTGTAGCTACGTCGTGAGCAAGAAAGCCAGCGTGGAAACGGTTCTCGATGGGGTCCGCCGCGGGCTGCGTGCGACGATCGTCCATCCCGGTTTCATGCTCGGCCCCTGGGATTGGAAGCCCAGTAGCGGACGAATGATTGTCGAAGTAAGCAAAGCGTGGCGTCCCTTCGCTCCACGCGGAGGAGCAAGTGTTTGCGACGTCCGTGATGTTGCCGCCGCGGTGATTGCGGGGATCGAGCATGCGTCTCAGGACGGTCGACAATATATCCTCGGCGGCCACAACATCACTTACTTTCAACTTTGGAAAGAGATTACTCGCCGTACCGGTACTCGCGGCCCGGTCACCCCGACGGGCCCCCTTGCCTTGTGGGTGGCAGGAATCGTCGGCGATTTCAAGACGCGAATCACGAATCGCGAAAGCGATATCAACAGTGCCGCGATTCGTATGAGCAGCCTGTTCCATTGGTATGACAGCAGCCGAGCCGAAAACGAGCTCGGCTACCAGATTCGCGGGCTGGAGGAAACGCTTGATGACGCCATCCAGTGGATCTGCTAG
- the rpe gene encoding ribulose-phosphate 3-epimerase has protein sequence MSRAMLETIREMTPAILPSILSGDFGDMKSEIQRLTDAGAPMFHLDVMDGHFVPNLTFGMPMVEGLNRHTELPLDVHLMISDPLRYAEPMVRAGADVLTFHVEAVEDAAHVAKAFRDLDIVVGVALDPETPIRDLEPCIDFVDMVLVMSVKAGFGGQSFDPVSLDKLKLLRENHPDLLLQIDGGINPETITQARQAGCDLFVVGSAIVCSEDYRAAYAELDQALKAVSHSTDQTRKGQEKS, from the coding sequence ATGTCCCGAGCGATGCTCGAAACGATCCGAGAAATGACACCCGCTATTTTGCCGAGCATTTTGTCAGGCGATTTCGGCGATATGAAATCGGAGATCCAACGGTTGACCGATGCCGGTGCTCCGATGTTTCACCTGGACGTCATGGATGGTCACTTCGTTCCCAACTTGACCTTCGGAATGCCGATGGTCGAAGGACTGAATCGGCACACGGAGTTGCCGCTTGACGTGCATTTGATGATTAGTGATCCGCTGCGATACGCCGAACCGATGGTGCGAGCGGGTGCGGATGTGTTGACGTTTCACGTCGAGGCGGTCGAGGATGCCGCTCATGTGGCAAAGGCGTTTCGTGATCTCGATATTGTGGTTGGCGTTGCTTTGGATCCAGAAACGCCCATCCGTGACTTGGAACCCTGCATCGATTTCGTTGACATGGTGTTGGTGATGAGTGTCAAAGCAGGGTTTGGCGGTCAATCGTTCGACCCCGTTTCGCTCGACAAGTTAAAACTGTTACGAGAAAACCATCCCGATTTATTGCTACAGATTGACGGGGGCATCAATCCGGAAACGATTACCCAGGCCCGACAAGCAGGCTGTGATTTGTTCGTCGTTGGGTCTGCGATCGTTTGTAGTGAAGATTACCGTGCTGCTTACGCCGAATTGGATCAAGCGCTCAAAGCGGTAAGTCATTCAACCGATCAAACCAGGAAAGGACAGGAGAAATCATGA